Proteins encoded together in one bacterium window:
- a CDS encoding alanine racemase, with translation MKDKRGFELETHCVVDLDAFRNNVKNILSWVENRKVILAVKANAYGHGVVPICREASDVGIQHFGIATVDEGVSIRQSGVVGEIIVLTPATLEQIPAIVEYDLHANVVNQVFVHALSVEAEHQKKKAECHIEIDTGMGRTGFWFSDAIGDIAHIAQLPWVKIAGVFSHFPVAD, from the coding sequence ATGAAAGACAAAAGGGGATTCGAGCTTGAAACTCACTGTGTCGTCGATCTCGACGCCTTTAGAAATAATGTAAAAAATATCCTCAGTTGGGTAGAAAACCGGAAAGTTATTCTTGCGGTCAAAGCCAATGCCTATGGTCACGGTGTGGTTCCGATATGCCGCGAAGCCAGCGATGTTGGTATTCAGCACTTTGGGATTGCGACTGTCGATGAGGGCGTTTCGATACGCCAATCTGGCGTTGTTGGTGAGATAATTGTTCTAACACCTGCTACTCTCGAACAAATACCGGCTATTGTAGAATACGACCTTCATGCGAATGTAGTCAACCAGGTATTCGTTCACGCCCTATCTGTAGAGGCCGAGCATCAAAAAAAGAAAGCCGAGTGCCACATAGAGATTGATACCGGTATGGGTCGCACCGGTTTCTGGTTCTCCGACGCCATCGGAGATATTGCGCATATAGCCCAGCTTCCATGGGTTAAGATAGCCGGAGTTTTCTCGCACTTCCCTGTAGCCGATT